Proteins encoded by one window of Melanotaenia boesemani isolate fMelBoe1 chromosome 10, fMelBoe1.pri, whole genome shotgun sequence:
- the cfdp1 gene encoding craniofacial development protein 1 isoform X1, whose product MRPGSNSSGPEVTLYHLYFRFFQITMSYSDYDSDGYSSNEDADYVPSDDNLSEDDINECEKEDPLHEDDVVPCPDGNTKKKKKRNDSNSRNKKKRVQELNRDRDGNKAEQVQQLQEDEDKDVDEKQKKKSDDLWASFLSDVGSRPKESASGSQSDSKQEASSDSSGLKFSCLSSETKASEPAMVTITKVFDFAGEEVRVNKEVSADSREAKSYLKSQTAEQEENRNPSPSQPPLPGPSAKRPAGMSSILSRIGGKKQKISTLEKSKMDWDTFKSEEGITEELAIHNRGKEGYVERKNFLERVDHRQFELEKAVRLSNMKR is encoded by the exons ATGCGACCGGGCTCCAATAGTAGCGGACCGGAAGTTACATTGTATCATCTCTATTTCAG GTTTTTCCAGATCACAATGAGCTACTCCGACTACGACTCTGATGGATATTCATCTAATGAAGACGCTGACTACGTCCCGTCAG ATGATAACCTCAGTGAGGATGACATCAATGAGTGTGAAAAGGAAGACCCTCTACATGAGGATGATGTCGTGCCATGTCCTGATGGTAAtaccaagaagaaaaagaagaggaatgACAGCAATTCAAG aaacaagaagaaaagagtTCAGGAGTTAAACAGGGACCGAGATGGCAACAAGGCTGAACAAGTACAGCAGCTACAAGAAGATGAAGATAAGGATGTTGacgagaaacagaagaaaaaatcaGATGATCTTTGGGCGAGTTTCCTGTCTGACGTTGGATCCAGACCCAAGGAGTCTGCATCTGGATCCCAGTCCGATTCCAAACAGGAG GCCAGTTCTGATTCTTCGGGATTGAAGTTTTCTTGTCTAAGTTCAGAAACTAAAGCATCAGAACCTGCTATGGTCACCATCACCAAAGTGTTTGATTTTGCAGGAGAAGAAGTCAG GGTGAATAAAGAGGTGTCTGCAGACTCCCGAGAAGCTAAGAGTTATCTGAAGAGTCAGACTGCTGAACAGGAGGAAAATAGAAACCCATCACCCAGCCAGCCACCGCTTCCTGGTCCAAG TGCGAAGCGTCCAGCCGGCATGTCGAGCATCCTGAGCCGCATCGggggaaagaaacagaaaatcagCACACTAGAGAAGTCAAAGATGGACTGGGATACTTTTAAATCAGAGGAGGGCATCACAGAGGAGCTGGCCATccacaacagaggaaaagaggg ttatgtgGAGCGGAAGAACTTCTTGGAGCGTGTGGACCATCGGCAGTTTGAGCTGGAAAAAGCTGTGCGTCTGAGCAACATGAAGCGATGA
- the cfdp1 gene encoding craniofacial development protein 1 isoform X2, producing MSYSDYDSDGYSSNEDADYVPSDDNLSEDDINECEKEDPLHEDDVVPCPDGNTKKKKKRNDSNSRNKKKRVQELNRDRDGNKAEQVQQLQEDEDKDVDEKQKKKSDDLWASFLSDVGSRPKESASGSQSDSKQEASSDSSGLKFSCLSSETKASEPAMVTITKVFDFAGEEVRVNKEVSADSREAKSYLKSQTAEQEENRNPSPSQPPLPGPSAKRPAGMSSILSRIGGKKQKISTLEKSKMDWDTFKSEEGITEELAIHNRGKEGYVERKNFLERVDHRQFELEKAVRLSNMKR from the exons ATGAGCTACTCCGACTACGACTCTGATGGATATTCATCTAATGAAGACGCTGACTACGTCCCGTCAG ATGATAACCTCAGTGAGGATGACATCAATGAGTGTGAAAAGGAAGACCCTCTACATGAGGATGATGTCGTGCCATGTCCTGATGGTAAtaccaagaagaaaaagaagaggaatgACAGCAATTCAAG aaacaagaagaaaagagtTCAGGAGTTAAACAGGGACCGAGATGGCAACAAGGCTGAACAAGTACAGCAGCTACAAGAAGATGAAGATAAGGATGTTGacgagaaacagaagaaaaaatcaGATGATCTTTGGGCGAGTTTCCTGTCTGACGTTGGATCCAGACCCAAGGAGTCTGCATCTGGATCCCAGTCCGATTCCAAACAGGAG GCCAGTTCTGATTCTTCGGGATTGAAGTTTTCTTGTCTAAGTTCAGAAACTAAAGCATCAGAACCTGCTATGGTCACCATCACCAAAGTGTTTGATTTTGCAGGAGAAGAAGTCAG GGTGAATAAAGAGGTGTCTGCAGACTCCCGAGAAGCTAAGAGTTATCTGAAGAGTCAGACTGCTGAACAGGAGGAAAATAGAAACCCATCACCCAGCCAGCCACCGCTTCCTGGTCCAAG TGCGAAGCGTCCAGCCGGCATGTCGAGCATCCTGAGCCGCATCGggggaaagaaacagaaaatcagCACACTAGAGAAGTCAAAGATGGACTGGGATACTTTTAAATCAGAGGAGGGCATCACAGAGGAGCTGGCCATccacaacagaggaaaagaggg ttatgtgGAGCGGAAGAACTTCTTGGAGCGTGTGGACCATCGGCAGTTTGAGCTGGAAAAAGCTGTGCGTCTGAGCAACATGAAGCGATGA